A segment of the Acidobacteriota bacterium genome:
GCTGATCGACGAGGATCGGGTTTCCATCAGGGTCCACGGCGACGAAGCTGGCCGGGCCCGCCGTGCTCTCGTCGGCCTCCTGTTGAAACGGCACGCCTTGCGCCTTCAGCTGGCGCTGTAGCTCGCGGACGTCGGTGAAGGAAGCGAGCCTCCGGGCGCTCTGGTCCCAACCCGGGTTGAAAGTGAGAATGTTCTTCTCGAACATTCCCTGGAAGAGCCCGATCACGTGATCTCGGTTCTTCAAGATCAGCCAGTTCTGCGTGGCATCTCCGGCGAAGACCTTGAATCCGAACTTCTCGTAGAAAATTCTCGAGACATCGAGGTTCTTGACGGCCAGGCTGATCGAAAACGCACCAAGTTCCATGCCTTACTCCTTTCCCTGGTTCTGGGCCGACGGTTTCTTCATCCGATGAGGCCCTCGGCGAGGCCCTTGAGGACCGCGCGCGTGCGGTCTCTCACGCCGAGCTTGAGGAGCACGCTCGAGACGTGGTTCTTCACCGTGCCCTCGGACAGTCCCATCGCCGAGGCGATCTCGCGGTTGCTGTAGCCTCCGGCCATGAGCCTCAGCGCCTCGCGTTCGCGCGCGGTCAAGGCCTCCGGCGTCTCGAATCCGTCCGTGTGCGCCGGGAACCTTTCGAGGCTCGCCGTTGCCTGGCGAGTGACGGCGGGCTGGAGAAACGTCTCGCCGCGCGCCAGCCGCCGGATCGCGTCCGTCAGCTGCTCGAAGGTCACGTCCTTGAGGAGATACCCACGCGCCCCGGCGCGCACCGCCTCGAGGAGAAGCGCGTCGTCGTCGAACGTCGTCAGGACGAG
Coding sequences within it:
- a CDS encoding VOC family protein — translated: MELGAFSISLAVKNLDVSRIFYEKFGFKVFAGDATQNWLILKNRDHVIGLFQGMFEKNILTFNPGWDQSARRLASFTDVRELQRQLKAQGVPFQQEADESTAGPASFVAVDPDGNPILVDQHV
- a CDS encoding response regulator transcription factor; this encodes MIRVVLVEDQTLVRQGLRSLLELTGEAEVVGEAATSDEALELIPAVRPDVVLLDMRLPGKSGLDVLRGLSTAGFLPPTLVLTTFDDDALLLEAVRAGARGYLLKDVTFEQLTDAIRRLARGETFLQPAVTRQATASLERFPAHTDGFETPEALTAREREALRLMAGGYSNREIASAMGLSEGTVKNHVSSVLLKLGVRDRTRAVLKGLAEGLIG